In Parvivirga hydrogeniphila, one genomic interval encodes:
- the asnB gene encoding asparagine synthase (glutamine-hydrolyzing), which translates to MCGIVGALVFDGSPFQVSEPYITRMRDTMAHRGPDGAGAWTSPDGRVGLGHRRLSIIDLSDAANQPMGNEDGSVQVVFNGEIYNHTEIRRELEARGGHVWRTDHSDTEVIVHAFEEWGIECVHRFRGMFAIGIWDGRSGELWLVRDRIGIKPLYYGVHDGRLVFASEIKALLEDPDQVRAVDEEAFFHYLSFLTTPAPMTLFAGICKLPNATWMRVRHDGAVEERRYWDAAADAEDLSGWSESDVVERLLEELRQSVRLRKIADVPVGVFLSGGIDSSTNAALFSEGEGGPVKTFSIGYEGEYGSYKNELHYARRMAQAVGADHHELLLTPRDLIDFLPRMVWLQDEPIADPVCVPVYYVSKLARENGVIVCQVGEGSDELFYGYPWWKTRLDLQRWHDTLPVPAFVKRAGLAALRAAGKDRGLPYEYLSRSARNERIFWGGAEAFTDTMKHRLLSPRLRERFAGRTSWEAVEPIWSRYRESAATPSRLGWMSYVDLNMRLPELLLMRVDKMSMGVSLEGRVPFLDHSFVEFAMGIPERMKIGDGHEFKRVLKKAVRGLIPDELIDRPKQGFGVPVYEWMFAELGDRARRELEEFCEQTDFLDRSEVLRLFDAGYQSEIWYLLNFALWWKRFVADG; encoded by the coding sequence ATGTGCGGCATCGTCGGGGCGCTCGTCTTCGACGGCTCGCCGTTTCAGGTGAGCGAGCCGTACATCACGCGCATGCGCGACACGATGGCGCACCGCGGGCCGGACGGCGCAGGCGCGTGGACGTCGCCTGACGGGCGTGTGGGGCTCGGCCACCGCCGGCTCTCCATCATCGACCTCTCGGACGCCGCCAATCAGCCCATGGGCAACGAGGACGGCTCGGTGCAGGTCGTCTTCAACGGCGAGATCTACAACCACACCGAGATCCGCCGCGAGCTCGAGGCTCGGGGCGGTCATGTCTGGCGCACCGACCACTCCGACACCGAGGTGATCGTGCACGCGTTCGAGGAGTGGGGTATCGAATGCGTGCACCGTTTCCGCGGGATGTTCGCCATCGGCATCTGGGACGGCCGCTCCGGCGAGCTGTGGCTGGTGCGCGACCGCATCGGTATCAAGCCGCTGTACTACGGCGTGCACGACGGCCGCCTGGTCTTCGCGAGCGAGATAAAGGCGCTCCTCGAAGACCCGGACCAGGTGCGCGCAGTGGACGAGGAGGCGTTCTTCCACTACCTGTCGTTCCTCACGACCCCTGCGCCGATGACGCTGTTCGCCGGCATCTGCAAGCTGCCGAACGCGACGTGGATGCGCGTCCGCCACGACGGCGCCGTCGAGGAGCGCCGGTACTGGGACGCGGCCGCCGATGCCGAGGACCTGAGCGGATGGAGCGAGAGCGACGTGGTCGAGCGCTTGCTCGAGGAGCTCCGGCAGTCGGTGCGGCTGCGCAAGATCGCCGACGTGCCGGTGGGGGTCTTCCTGTCCGGCGGCATCGACTCGTCCACCAACGCCGCGCTGTTCAGCGAGGGCGAAGGTGGGCCGGTCAAGACGTTCTCCATCGGCTACGAAGGCGAATACGGCTCGTACAAGAACGAGCTGCACTACGCGCGTCGCATGGCCCAGGCCGTGGGCGCGGACCATCACGAACTTCTGCTTACGCCGCGTGACCTCATCGATTTCCTGCCGCGCATGGTGTGGCTGCAAGACGAACCGATCGCTGACCCGGTGTGCGTGCCCGTGTACTACGTGAGCAAACTGGCGCGCGAGAATGGCGTCATCGTCTGCCAGGTGGGCGAGGGATCGGACGAGCTCTTCTACGGCTATCCGTGGTGGAAGACGCGCTTGGACCTCCAGCGCTGGCACGACACGCTGCCTGTGCCTGCGTTCGTGAAGCGCGCGGGGCTGGCCGCGTTGCGAGCAGCCGGCAAGGACCGGGGGCTGCCGTACGAGTACCTGAGCCGCAGCGCGCGCAACGAGCGCATCTTCTGGGGCGGGGCCGAGGCGTTCACGGACACGATGAAGCACCGGTTGCTCTCGCCGCGTCTTCGAGAGCGGTTCGCGGGGCGTACCTCGTGGGAGGCCGTCGAGCCCATCTGGAGCCGGTACCGCGAGAGCGCAGCGACGCCATCGCGGCTCGGGTGGATGTCGTACGTCGACCTCAACATGCGGCTGCCGGAGCTGCTGCTCATGCGCGTCGACAAGATGAGCATGGGTGTTTCGCTCGAGGGCCGCGTGCCGTTCTTGGACCATAGCTTCGTGGAGTTCGCGATGGGGATCCCTGAGCGCATGAAGATCGGCGATGGCCACGAGTTCAAGCGGGTGCTCAAGAAGGCCGTGCGCGGTCTCATCCCCGACGAGCTCATCGACCGCCCGAAACAGGGCTTCGGCGTGCCGGTGTACGAGTGGATGTTCGCGGAGCTGGGCGATCGCGCGCGCCGCGAGCTGGAAGAGTTCTGCGAACAGACGGACTTCCTCGACAGGAGCGAGGTGCTGCGTCTGTTCGACGCCGGCTACCAGAGCGAGATCTGGTACCTGCTCAACTTCGCGCTGTGGTGGAAGCGGTTCGTGGCCGATGGGTGA
- the galU gene encoding UTP--glucose-1-phosphate uridylyltransferase GalU, whose protein sequence is MKAIIPAAGLGTRFLPATKAQPKEMLPVLNKPVIQYVVEEAVAAGVDDVLIITGRGKRAIEDHFDRSVELEDLLERAGDTEKLRQVRGISELAEVFYVRQKRPRGLGHAVLCGAAHTGDQPFFVLLGDVIMPNASCLKRLREVHERYGASVIAVTPVEEQYVSRYGVIAGHEVEPGVWKVTDLVEKPAINTAPSNLAIFGRYLLTPKVMEILPHVEPGRGGEIQLTDALRELLKSEELYAISLECEGYDTGNVLSWIEANIALGLESPEFGADLRERLEALLGRGTRGEE, encoded by the coding sequence ATGAAGGCGATCATCCCGGCAGCGGGTCTCGGCACCCGCTTCTTGCCGGCCACCAAGGCGCAGCCCAAAGAGATGCTGCCGGTGCTGAACAAGCCGGTGATCCAGTACGTCGTCGAGGAGGCCGTGGCGGCCGGCGTCGACGACGTCTTGATCATCACCGGGCGCGGCAAGCGCGCGATCGAGGACCACTTCGACCGCTCGGTGGAGCTGGAAGACCTGCTCGAGCGCGCAGGCGACACGGAGAAGCTTCGGCAGGTGCGCGGCATCTCCGAGCTCGCGGAGGTCTTCTACGTGCGCCAGAAGCGGCCGCGCGGCCTCGGTCACGCAGTGCTATGCGGCGCCGCGCACACGGGCGACCAGCCGTTCTTCGTGCTGCTCGGCGACGTCATCATGCCGAATGCCTCGTGCCTGAAACGGCTTCGCGAGGTCCACGAGCGATACGGGGCGTCGGTCATTGCCGTCACGCCGGTGGAAGAACAGTACGTGAGCCGGTACGGTGTCATCGCCGGGCACGAGGTGGAGCCGGGCGTGTGGAAGGTCACCGACCTGGTGGAGAAGCCCGCCATCAACACGGCGCCGAGCAACTTGGCCATCTTCGGCCGCTACCTTCTGACGCCGAAGGTGATGGAGATCCTGCCGCACGTCGAGCCCGGCCGGGGAGGCGAGATCCAGCTCACCGACGCGCTACGCGAGCTGCTGAAGAGCGAGGAGCTGTACGCGATCTCGCTGGAGTGCGAGGGCTACGACACCGGCAACGTGCTCTCGTGGATCGAGGCGAACATCGCGCTCGGGCTGGAAAGCCCCGAGTTCGGCGCAGACCTGCGGGAGCGCTTGGAGGCGCTGCTCGGGCGGGGGACGCGAGGCGAGGAGTAG
- a CDS encoding GtrA family protein produces the protein MSRVLRFGLVGVANTFVTYVVFVLLNAGLGADPATAHAAGWTLGVINSFVLNRSWTFKDRDSSGRAFVRFIAANAFVLLVGTVAIALLKGPADELGRGVGVSQEQSYAGLEALVLVPSVLLNYLLANHWVFRKPAAG, from the coding sequence GTGTCGCGTGTGCTGAGATTCGGTCTCGTCGGTGTGGCGAACACCTTCGTCACGTACGTCGTGTTCGTGCTGCTGAACGCCGGGCTCGGGGCTGACCCGGCGACAGCGCACGCTGCCGGGTGGACGTTGGGCGTCATCAATTCCTTCGTGCTCAACCGGTCGTGGACGTTCAAAGACAGGGACTCCTCAGGCCGAGCGTTTGTTCGGTTCATCGCGGCGAACGCGTTCGTGCTGCTCGTGGGCACGGTCGCGATCGCGCTGCTCAAAGGGCCCGCAGATGAGCTCGGTCGCGGGGTCGGTGTGAGCCAGGAACAGTCGTATGCGGGGCTCGAAGCGCTCGTCCTCGTGCCCTCGGTGCTCCTCAACTACCTGCTTGCGAACCACTGGGTGTTCCGGAAGCCTGCCGCTGGCTGA
- a CDS encoding glycosyltransferase family 2 protein: MAREELHSIVVPMYNEREVALTFLERATAALSALPAYEIIVVDDGSTDGTWEILDSARAAYPNLRLIRFSRNFGHQTAITAGIDAARGDTVTVIDADLQDPPELIPKMVEKWREGADIVFAVRRARRGESLFKKATAAAFYRLMRSLAAVDIPLDSGDFRLMSRRTADALISMRERSRFIRGLVAWLGFQRAYVHYDREERAAGRTKYPLGKMLRLAADGIVSFSLRPLQLAALFGALSALIGFGVIVYAIVERLRGGDVVPGWTSLMVAVLFMGGVQLLSLAILGEYVGRIYDEVRGRPLYVVHERVGFDDEDGARD, from the coding sequence ATGGCAAGAGAAGAGCTGCACAGCATCGTAGTGCCGATGTACAACGAGCGGGAGGTAGCCCTGACCTTCCTTGAGCGCGCAACTGCTGCGCTCTCCGCCCTGCCGGCCTACGAGATCATCGTCGTCGATGACGGAAGTACGGACGGCACCTGGGAGATCCTCGATTCGGCACGGGCCGCCTACCCCAACCTGCGGCTGATACGCTTCTCGAGGAACTTCGGCCACCAGACAGCGATCACGGCAGGCATCGACGCGGCGCGCGGAGACACCGTGACGGTGATCGACGCCGATCTCCAAGACCCGCCGGAACTCATCCCGAAGATGGTGGAGAAGTGGCGGGAGGGCGCCGACATCGTCTTCGCGGTCAGGCGGGCGCGACGCGGGGAGAGCCTCTTCAAGAAGGCCACGGCGGCAGCGTTCTATCGCCTGATGCGCTCGTTGGCCGCAGTCGACATCCCGCTCGATTCAGGCGACTTCCGCTTGATGAGCCGCCGAACAGCGGACGCGCTCATCTCCATGCGGGAGCGCAGCCGCTTCATCCGGGGGCTGGTCGCGTGGCTCGGCTTCCAGCGAGCGTATGTCCACTACGATCGGGAAGAGCGGGCCGCGGGACGAACGAAGTACCCGCTCGGCAAGATGCTCCGGCTGGCCGCGGACGGCATCGTGTCCTTCTCGCTGAGACCGCTGCAGCTCGCGGCGCTCTTCGGAGCGCTGTCGGCGCTCATCGGCTTCGGCGTCATCGTCTACGCGATCGTCGAGCGGCTGCGCGGCGGCGACGTCGTCCCCGGCTGGACCTCGCTCATGGTCGCGGTGCTGTTCATGGGAGGCGTGCAGCTGCTGTCGCTCGCGATACTTGGCGAGTACGTCGGCAGGATCTACGACGAGGTCCGCGGCAGACCGCTGTACGTCGTGCATGAGAGGGTGGGCTTCGACGACGAGGACGGCGCGCGGGACTGA
- a CDS encoding oligosaccharide flippase family protein has protein sequence MRAISEAAGWIRVRLREVAASDFARKVAETMATRVALLGIGLVTSVLIARSLGPAGRGLQATVAAITALGVQFGNLGLHSSNTYYVAKDKRLLPVLVGNSMLVGLGVGSIICLAVAAAIAVRPDISPLAPTLLALALAGVPIGLSYLLLQNLLLGVGEVRAYNTIELVMRIVMVLVLAVLIVGKRVSVEGVALVGLAVSAISGWWALARLRRHLNAKVTVALPILRQHLSYGVKAYFSALFAYTVLRADILMCKYILGAEPTGQYSIAASMADLVYMLPVVAGTIMFPRLSATADAADRWMKAKRAAKWMGVLLVGLALLAGLLAAPAVRLLYGDAFLPAVPAFLWLLPGIVALGVNAILMNYFASEGMPAVAVWSPALASLVNIGLNLWLLPQMGIQGAGVASSLAYCSMLMFSLAYLRSRQSRRDNA, from the coding sequence ATGCGAGCGATCAGTGAGGCCGCGGGCTGGATCCGCGTTCGGCTTCGCGAGGTCGCGGCATCGGACTTCGCCCGCAAGGTCGCCGAAACGATGGCGACGAGGGTCGCGCTGCTCGGGATAGGCTTGGTAACGAGCGTGCTGATCGCTCGCTCGCTGGGGCCCGCAGGCCGAGGGCTGCAAGCCACAGTGGCAGCGATCACGGCCCTCGGCGTGCAGTTCGGAAACCTCGGGCTGCATTCATCCAACACGTACTACGTGGCCAAAGACAAGCGACTGCTGCCGGTGCTTGTTGGCAACAGTATGCTGGTGGGTCTCGGAGTCGGCTCGATCATTTGCCTTGCCGTTGCAGCAGCAATTGCGGTGCGTCCTGACATCTCACCTCTGGCCCCGACTCTGTTGGCACTCGCTCTTGCAGGGGTGCCCATAGGCCTAAGCTACCTGCTGCTCCAGAACCTGCTGCTGGGCGTCGGCGAGGTCCGAGCGTACAACACCATCGAGCTCGTGATGAGGATTGTGATGGTGCTCGTTCTCGCCGTGCTCATCGTAGGTAAGCGGGTCTCGGTCGAGGGCGTGGCGCTTGTGGGATTGGCCGTTTCTGCCATCTCTGGATGGTGGGCCCTGGCCAGACTGCGTCGGCATCTTAATGCGAAGGTCACGGTAGCGCTGCCGATTCTGCGGCAGCATCTTTCGTATGGCGTGAAGGCGTATTTCTCAGCGCTCTTCGCATACACCGTGTTGCGAGCCGACATCCTGATGTGTAAATACATTCTGGGCGCTGAGCCGACGGGCCAGTACTCCATCGCCGCTTCGATGGCCGACCTCGTCTACATGCTCCCCGTCGTTGCCGGGACCATCATGTTCCCGCGGCTTTCTGCGACTGCTGATGCGGCGGACCGCTGGATGAAGGCGAAGCGGGCAGCTAAGTGGATGGGTGTATTGTTGGTCGGGCTGGCGCTGCTGGCTGGTCTCCTCGCTGCTCCGGCAGTGCGTCTTCTGTACGGCGATGCCTTTCTTCCGGCCGTGCCCGCGTTCCTCTGGCTTCTGCCAGGCATCGTCGCGCTCGGCGTCAATGCGATCCTGATGAACTACTTCGCTTCTGAGGGCATGCCGGCGGTTGCGGTGTGGTCGCCAGCGCTTGCGTCGCTCGTCAACATCGGGCTGAACCTGTGGTTGCTGCCACAGATGGGGATACAGGGCGCTGGGGTCGCGTCGAGCCTGGCCTACTGCTCGATGCTCATGTTCAGTCTTGCGTATCTACGCTCTCGTCAATCTCGACGAGATAATGCGTAG
- the hemL gene encoding glutamate-1-semialdehyde 2,1-aminomutase — protein sequence MRTDRSHELLDRAQRVIPGGVNSPVRAFRSVGGEPVFYERAKGSRVWDVDGNEYVDFVASWGPMILGHAPDAVLDAVREQLELGTSYGAPCEAEVLMAEAVVEAVPSIEMVRMVSSGTEATMSAIRLARGYTGREKFVKFDGCYHGHSDALLVAAGSGLLTLGIPSTPGVTKGAAADTIVLPYNDIEAVRAAFAEQGEQIAAVIVEPVAGNMGVVPPAEGFLEGLRVVCDEYGAVLIFDEVITGFRVALGGAQERYGVMPDLTTLGKIIGGGFPVGAFGGKREIMERLAPVGPVYQAGTLSGNPVAMVAGLALIEALKQPGVYDELERKGARLEAGLRAAVEQAGVDAFLTRVGSMACMFFTAEQVRDWKTASTSDTDRYARYFRGMLERGVMLAPSQFEATFVGLAHTDDDIDRMTAAAAEVLASIE from the coding sequence ATGAGGACCGACCGCTCGCACGAGCTTCTTGACCGCGCACAGCGCGTCATCCCTGGCGGCGTGAACTCGCCTGTCCGCGCGTTCCGGAGCGTGGGTGGCGAGCCGGTGTTCTACGAGCGTGCGAAAGGTTCGCGCGTGTGGGACGTCGACGGCAACGAGTACGTCGACTTCGTGGCATCGTGGGGCCCGATGATCCTCGGGCATGCGCCGGACGCGGTGCTCGACGCCGTTCGCGAACAGCTCGAGCTTGGCACCTCGTACGGCGCCCCGTGCGAGGCCGAGGTGCTGATGGCCGAGGCGGTCGTCGAGGCCGTGCCGTCCATCGAGATGGTGCGCATGGTGTCGAGCGGCACGGAAGCCACCATGAGCGCCATCCGGCTCGCGCGCGGGTACACGGGCCGTGAGAAGTTCGTCAAGTTCGACGGCTGCTACCACGGTCACTCCGACGCCCTTCTGGTGGCGGCAGGGAGCGGTCTGCTCACGCTCGGCATCCCGAGCACGCCGGGCGTGACCAAGGGCGCGGCCGCCGACACGATCGTCTTGCCGTACAACGACATCGAGGCCGTGCGAGCTGCGTTCGCGGAGCAGGGCGAGCAGATCGCGGCGGTGATCGTCGAGCCGGTGGCCGGCAACATGGGCGTGGTTCCCCCAGCGGAAGGGTTCCTCGAGGGGCTGCGCGTGGTGTGCGACGAGTACGGCGCGGTTCTCATTTTCGACGAGGTCATCACGGGCTTCCGCGTTGCCCTGGGCGGTGCGCAGGAGCGCTACGGCGTGATGCCCGACCTCACGACGCTCGGCAAGATCATCGGTGGCGGTTTCCCGGTGGGCGCATTCGGCGGCAAGCGTGAGATCATGGAGCGTCTGGCTCCTGTCGGCCCCGTCTACCAGGCCGGCACGCTCTCGGGCAACCCGGTCGCGATGGTCGCTGGCCTCGCGCTGATCGAGGCCCTCAAGCAGCCGGGCGTGTACGACGAGCTCGAGCGCAAGGGCGCGCGGCTGGAGGCCGGCCTGCGCGCGGCGGTCGAGCAGGCGGGCGTGGACGCGTTCCTGACGCGCGTGGGGTCGATGGCGTGCATGTTCTTCACCGCGGAGCAGGTGCGGGACTGGAAGACCGCCTCGACGAGCGACACCGACCGGTACGCGCGGTACTTCCGCGGCATGCTGGAGCGGGGCGTCATGCTCGCGCCGAGCCAGTTCGAGGCGACCTTCGTCGGGCTCGCGCACACAGACGACGACATCGACCGCATGACGGCCGCTGCCGCGGAGGTGCTTGCGAGCATCGAGTGA
- a CDS encoding class I SAM-dependent DNA methyltransferase produces MDEGLLLKIGSVEDRHWWFAVRRRIVLDALDSVSLPDTARVIEIGCGTGGFLSYLQQAHPNWHLAGIEPSAAAVEVALGRGCRVTEGALPRLDLPNGIADAVLALDVLEHCDNDTVAAAEIARVLKPGGWLVATVPALPSLWSVHDEDNAHFRRYTQRTLESALASSGFASWRITYFNMFLLPVGYASRFAANLTGSRRALGVDAPPGWLNAGLRTVFSLEVPVLRRARMPVGMSLLVVARTSEERS; encoded by the coding sequence ATGGACGAAGGGCTACTGCTGAAGATCGGCAGCGTGGAAGACCGCCACTGGTGGTTCGCGGTCCGCCGCCGGATCGTGCTGGACGCCCTCGACAGCGTGAGCCTCCCAGACACCGCCCGCGTCATCGAGATCGGCTGCGGAACAGGTGGCTTTCTCTCGTACCTGCAACAGGCTCACCCGAACTGGCATCTCGCCGGCATCGAGCCGAGCGCGGCGGCAGTCGAAGTCGCCCTGGGCAGAGGCTGCCGCGTCACGGAAGGCGCGTTGCCGAGGCTCGACCTTCCCAACGGGATCGCTGACGCCGTGCTGGCGCTCGACGTCCTCGAGCACTGCGACAACGACACGGTCGCCGCGGCCGAGATCGCCCGCGTGCTCAAGCCGGGCGGATGGCTGGTAGCGACGGTACCGGCCTTGCCTTCTTTGTGGAGCGTCCACGACGAAGATAACGCGCACTTCAGACGCTATACACAACGGACGCTGGAAAGCGCGCTTGCATCGTCTGGATTCGCGTCCTGGCGCATCACCTACTTCAACATGTTCCTGCTGCCCGTGGGATACGCCTCTCGGTTCGCAGCGAACCTCACGGGCTCGCGACGCGCCCTTGGCGTCGATGCGCCGCCCGGATGGCTGAACGCGGGGCTCCGCACGGTCTTCTCGCTCGAGGTCCCCGTGCTGCGGCGGGCGCGGATGCCCGTGGGGATGTCGCTACTTGTCGTGGCCAGGACATCGGAGGAACGCAGTTGA
- a CDS encoding bi-domain-containing oxidoreductase: MKQVLVKQGQVLVEEVPAPKAEPGTVVVAIDHSCISAGTELSGMQASAVPLWKRALRNPDKVLTVLKMVTTEGVGRTKAVVEGRLASGDPTGYSVAGTVMEVGAGVADIAPGERVACAGAQAAHHAEVVRVPRNLVVKVPDGVSLAHASTVTLGAIALQGVRRLEPTLGESFVVIGLGILGQLTVQMLKADGCRVIALDLDASRVALAERLGADIGLRQEDGDAIERVARLTDGYGADGVIITAATKSSEVVSSAFKMCRRKGRVVLVGDVGLDIKREDIYAKELDFRISTSYGPGRYDARYEEHGLDYPIGYVRWTENRNMAEYLRLVADGKIDLDAMISAVYPVDEAAGAYEALKHGEPRPLMVLLSYPRPVKERAQRVVPNPLATPAHDGSVRIALIGAGGFAKGMHLPNIKAQPELMTLHAVCTRTGHNAQATARQYGARYATTDVEQVLADPEADAVLIATRHDLHAGLALKALAAGKHVLVEKPLGITRDEVERVVAFFEEREREGAAAPVLLTGFNRRFSPFAVRLKELTARRSDPMHIVYRMNAGYIPLDHWVHGPEGGGRNIGEACHIYDLFTYLTDARVTGVQVAAVEPRTGTYARNDNFTATFTFEDGSVATLVYTALGSADYPKEQAEVFSDGKIYVLDDYKALRVVGSPAKGVETKVVDKGQAAEIAAFARAVREGGDWPIPLWQQEQAMRMAFDVEDALRGER; encoded by the coding sequence ATGAAGCAGGTTCTCGTGAAGCAAGGACAGGTGCTTGTCGAAGAGGTGCCCGCTCCGAAGGCCGAACCGGGCACGGTGGTGGTCGCCATCGATCACTCGTGCATCTCGGCTGGCACCGAGCTGAGCGGCATGCAGGCGAGCGCGGTGCCGCTGTGGAAGCGGGCGCTCCGCAACCCCGACAAGGTGCTCACCGTGCTCAAGATGGTGACCACCGAAGGCGTCGGTCGGACGAAGGCGGTCGTTGAGGGGCGGCTGGCGTCCGGGGACCCGACCGGCTACTCGGTGGCCGGCACCGTGATGGAGGTGGGCGCCGGCGTCGCGGACATCGCCCCAGGCGAGCGGGTGGCGTGCGCGGGGGCGCAGGCTGCGCACCACGCCGAGGTGGTGCGCGTGCCACGGAACCTGGTCGTGAAGGTGCCGGACGGCGTGTCGCTCGCGCACGCGAGCACGGTCACGCTGGGCGCCATCGCGCTGCAAGGCGTCCGCCGTCTGGAGCCGACGCTCGGCGAATCGTTCGTGGTGATCGGGCTCGGCATCCTCGGTCAGCTCACGGTCCAGATGCTGAAAGCCGATGGGTGCCGCGTCATCGCGCTCGACCTCGACGCCTCCCGCGTGGCGCTGGCCGAGCGGTTGGGAGCGGACATCGGCCTGCGGCAGGAAGACGGCGACGCGATCGAGCGCGTGGCCCGGCTGACCGACGGCTACGGCGCAGACGGCGTGATCATCACGGCCGCGACGAAGTCGAGCGAGGTCGTCTCGAGCGCGTTCAAGATGTGTCGCCGCAAGGGGCGTGTGGTGCTGGTCGGAGACGTCGGGCTCGACATCAAACGCGAGGACATCTATGCGAAGGAGCTCGACTTCCGCATCTCGACCTCGTACGGGCCAGGACGCTACGATGCGCGGTACGAGGAGCACGGCCTCGACTACCCCATCGGCTACGTGCGGTGGACCGAGAACCGCAACATGGCCGAGTACCTCCGGCTCGTGGCGGACGGGAAGATCGACCTCGATGCGATGATCTCCGCGGTCTATCCGGTGGACGAAGCCGCCGGGGCGTACGAAGCGCTCAAGCACGGCGAGCCTCGGCCCCTGATGGTGCTGCTGTCGTACCCGCGTCCCGTGAAGGAGCGCGCGCAGCGTGTCGTGCCGAACCCCCTCGCGACGCCTGCGCACGACGGTTCCGTTCGTATCGCGCTCATCGGGGCGGGAGGCTTCGCGAAGGGCATGCACTTGCCGAACATCAAGGCGCAGCCAGAGCTCATGACGTTGCATGCCGTCTGCACGCGGACCGGCCACAACGCACAGGCGACCGCCCGGCAGTACGGAGCGAGGTATGCGACGACGGACGTCGAGCAGGTGCTCGCTGACCCTGAGGCGGACGCCGTGCTCATCGCGACGCGGCACGACCTCCACGCTGGCCTTGCCCTCAAAGCGCTTGCGGCGGGCAAGCACGTGCTCGTCGAGAAGCCGCTCGGCATCACGCGCGACGAGGTCGAGCGCGTCGTGGCGTTCTTCGAGGAACGCGAGCGGGAAGGCGCGGCCGCTCCTGTGCTGCTCACCGGCTTCAATCGCCGCTTCTCACCGTTCGCCGTGCGCCTGAAGGAGCTTACCGCGCGGCGCAGCGACCCCATGCACATCGTCTACCGCATGAACGCCGGCTACATCCCGCTCGATCACTGGGTGCACGGGCCCGAAGGCGGCGGTCGGAATATCGGCGAGGCGTGCCACATCTACGACCTGTTCACCTACCTCACGGACGCACGCGTGACCGGCGTGCAGGTCGCGGCTGTCGAGCCTCGCACCGGGACGTACGCACGCAACGACAACTTCACCGCCACATTCACCTTCGAAGACGGGTCTGTCGCGACGCTCGTGTACACGGCGCTGGGTTCTGCGGACTACCCGAAAGAGCAAGCGGAGGTCTTCTCCGACGGCAAGATCTACGTCCTCGATGACTACAAGGCGCTCCGGGTCGTGGGTTCACCCGCCAAAGGCGTCGAGACGAAGGTCGTCGACAAGGGGCAGGCTGCGGAGATCGCGGCGTTCGCACGCGCGGTCCGCGAGGGCGGGGATTGGCCGATCCCGCTCTGGCAGCAGGAGCAGGCGATGCGGATGGCGTTCGACGTCGAGGACGCGCTCAGGGGCGAGCGCTGA
- a CDS encoding winged helix-turn-helix transcriptional regulator — protein MRATAAGKDAELRELLALEQIERNPEISQRQLARELGVALGVANACVRTLVRKGLVKIRGESNRSITYHLTKEGLLRKAALALEWTNNTINDYVAARTRLRAQMEALAGHGFTRIAVLGADEAAELVALVAPECGMSVIAAIDAGGRRIGDALAGVPVLRPDELDAERVDAIVSLAGTAGPSDVAWKAPVIDLNGRPVQRTGS, from the coding sequence ATGCGAGCCACTGCCGCAGGCAAGGACGCCGAGCTCCGAGAGCTGCTTGCTCTCGAGCAGATCGAGCGCAACCCGGAGATCTCCCAGCGCCAGCTCGCACGCGAGCTCGGCGTCGCGCTCGGCGTCGCGAACGCCTGCGTGCGAACGCTGGTGCGCAAGGGCCTTGTGAAGATCCGCGGCGAAAGCAACCGCTCCATCACCTACCACCTCACCAAAGAGGGCCTGTTGCGGAAAGCCGCGCTCGCTCTGGAGTGGACCAACAACACCATCAACGATTACGTCGCAGCGCGAACACGGCTTCGCGCCCAGATGGAAGCGCTCGCAGGCCACGGCTTCACGCGCATCGCGGTCCTCGGGGCCGACGAAGCGGCAGAGCTCGTGGCGCTGGTGGCGCCGGAGTGCGGCATGTCGGTCATCGCAGCCATCGATGCTGGCGGCAGGCGCATCGGCGACGCGCTCGCGGGCGTGCCGGTGCTTCGGCCTGACGAGCTGGATGCCGAAAGGGTCGACGCTATCGTATCTCTCGCAGGGACTGCCGGTCCCTCGGATGTCGCCTGGAAAGCCCCGGTCATAGACCTGAACGGCCGGCCTGTGCAAAGGACGGGATCATGA